In Halobaculum sp. MBLA0147, the genomic window TGCCGTACATCTATCGTCGGGACCGGGTGCAGGACGAGCGATCCGGTGTGACGTTCTACCTCCGTGACGACACGCGTGACCGCGAGGAAGCGTTCGTCGCGACGCTGGAGGAGGAACTCGGCGAAGACGTGTACGTCGCCGACGCACGGGAAGCAGCCCTCGAAGCGGCATTCCGGAACCCGCAACTCGCAGTCAAAGTACTCCGCGAGTACGGGTACGACTTCGAGTAGGACGGTCGGATTATCGGCATCCAGGAATAATTCGTATATCGATATTGGGTGTATCGATTCCACCAACCCGACACGGCAGGCTGGGACACAGTCGACTAGTTGAGCGCACGACAACTCCGAAGTGTCGCCTCACCGTGATGCAGACGTGCGAATCAGTGTGATCGGCGGGAGTTCCGTCACGGACGCAGAGTACGCCACGGCCGTACGGCTCGGCGAGGAGATCGGCGAGCGCGGTTACGAGGTCGTGTGCGGTGGGATGGGTGGCGTGATGGAGGCCGTCTGTAAGGGGGCGCAGGCGACGGGCGGCCACACGATCGGTATCGTGCCCGGGAAGGATCGCCACGAGGCGAACGAGTACGTCGACACCGCGATCGCGACTGGGATCAACGACGCTCGGAACCCGGTCGTCGTGATGAACGGAGACGGCGTCGTCGCCGTCGACGGTGGCCCGGGTACCCTCTCCGAGATCGGCCACGCGCTCACCTTCGGCAAGCCGGTCGCCGGACTCGACACACACCGCGTCGATGGCGTCTACGGGATCGAGCACGTCGAGACACCGACCGCCGCGCTCGATCACGTCGAGACAGCACACCGCTGAGAACGAGAGTGGACTACGACAGACTGTCGAAATCCGTCGTGCCGATCGCCATCGAGATGGTCTTGCTCTGGCGGTACTCCTCCAGTGCTTCGGGACCACACTCCCGTCCGATACCGGACCGCTTGTAGCCCCCGAAGGAGAGTCCCGGCGAGAACCGGGCGTAATCGTTCACCCAGACAGTCCCGGCCTCGATGTCCGCGGCGGCTCGATGCGCGAGCGAGAGGTCCTGTGTCGCGACCGACGACGCGAGACCGTAGGGAACGTCGTTCGCCAACGTGATCGCCTCTTCGTAGTCCGCGAACGTCACGACCGACGCAACGGGGCCGAAGATCTCCTCTTGTGCGAGACGGCTGTCGTTGGACACACCGTCGAAGATGGTCGGTTCGAAGTACCAGCCGTCGTCCGACGGGGGCGAGTCGGGTGGGCCGCCACCGGCGACCAGCTCGGCGATGTCGGTTCCCAACTCGGCATACGTCGAGACCTTCTCGAACTGATCGGCGGACGCGAGTGAGCCGACAGTTGTCCCCTCTTCGAGCGGGTCGCCGATCACCCAGTCCTCGCGTGCCTCCTGGAACAGCCCGAGGAACTCGTCGTGGACGTCCTCGTGGACCAGTGTCCGGGACAGTGCGTCACACGACTGGCCGGCGTTATAGAAGATGCCCTCTGCCGCCGTCGCCGCTGCCCGTTCCAAGTCCGCGTCCGGGAAGACGATCAGTGGGGACTTGCCGCCGAGTTCGAGCGTGACGGGGGTGATGTTCGACGCGGCAGCCGACATGATCTCTTCGCCGGTCGTGTCTTCGCCGGTGAACGACAGTTTGTCGACCCCCTCGTGCGTCGTCAGCGCAGCGCCGGCTTCGGTACCGTACCCGTGGACGACGTTCACGACGCCGTCCGGAAGGACCTCCGAGGCGACTTGGGCCATCCGAGTCGCCGTCAGCGGTGT contains:
- a CDS encoding TIGR00725 family protein, producing the protein MRISVIGGSSVTDAEYATAVRLGEEIGERGYEVVCGGMGGVMEAVCKGAQATGGHTIGIVPGKDRHEANEYVDTAIATGINDARNPVVVMNGDGVVAVDGGPGTLSEIGHALTFGKPVAGLDTHRVDGVYGIEHVETPTAALDHVETAHR
- a CDS encoding aldehyde dehydrogenase, which gives rise to MTRDTIDRHEAAIREATDGFEVTAWIDGTAHSAESGETFPTIDPAVGLQITSVPRCGAAEVDAAVRAASDAQSAWAALAPDERADRVTAFADALRDEADHLARLEALDTGKPEAFADAEIREGLEYLDYYADLVASEAHEHTPVDGETHAYTRHEPYGVAGLIVPWNYPVLLTCWKLGPALAAGNSVVLKPAEGTPLTATRMAQVASEVLPDGVVNVVHGYGTEAGAALTTHEGVDKLSFTGEDTTGEEIMSAAASNITPVTLELGGKSPLIVFPDADLERAAATAAEGIFYNAGQSCDALSRTLVHEDVHDEFLGLFQEAREDWVIGDPLEEGTTVGSLASADQFEKVSTYAELGTDIAELVAGGGPPDSPPSDDGWYFEPTIFDGVSNDSRLAQEEIFGPVASVVTFADYEEAITLANDVPYGLASSVATQDLSLAHRAAADIEAGTVWVNDYARFSPGLSFGGYKRSGIGRECGPEALEEYRQSKTISMAIGTTDFDSLS